One Sulfurimonas sp. genomic window carries:
- the ychF gene encoding redox-regulated ATPase YchF — protein sequence MGLSIGLVGLPNVGKSTTFNALTKAQNAEAANYPFCTIEPNKAVVPVPDIRLQELAKIVNPERIQYSTLDFVDIAGLVKGASKGEGLGNKFLSNIRETEVILHIVRCFEDDNIVHTETSIDPLRDVEIIEGELILADIEVLQNRADRLKKQAKTDKTAAAVLALAEELLEFLADGNLARNFPKADSDEYKQLNHEVRLLTGKEIMYGANVDEDGLLEDSEFVIKLKEHAAKNNCELIKLCAKIEEELIGLEDEEAAEFLSSLGVQESGLNQIIQKGFDKLGLMSYFTAGVKEVRAWTIRKNTTAPKAAAVIHNDFEKGFIRAEVIAYNDYIACGGENKAKEAGKMRLEGKEYIVADGDIMHFRFNV from the coding sequence ATGGGTTTAAGCATCGGTCTTGTAGGACTTCCAAATGTAGGTAAATCAACAACTTTCAACGCACTCACAAAAGCACAAAATGCAGAAGCGGCAAACTACCCGTTTTGTACGATCGAGCCAAACAAAGCAGTAGTTCCTGTTCCGGATATAAGATTGCAAGAACTTGCTAAGATAGTAAATCCTGAGCGAATTCAGTACTCAACACTTGATTTTGTGGATATAGCAGGTCTAGTTAAAGGTGCAAGCAAAGGTGAGGGTTTAGGAAACAAATTTTTATCAAACATTCGTGAGACCGAAGTTATTTTACATATAGTTAGATGTTTTGAAGATGATAATATCGTACATACGGAAACAAGCATAGATCCGCTTAGAGATGTTGAAATCATCGAGGGTGAACTTATTTTAGCCGATATCGAAGTTTTGCAAAACAGAGCCGACAGACTGAAAAAACAGGCAAAAACCGATAAAACCGCAGCTGCGGTTTTAGCTTTGGCAGAAGAACTTTTGGAGTTTTTGGCTGATGGTAATTTGGCTAGAAACTTTCCTAAAGCAGACAGCGATGAGTACAAGCAGCTTAACCATGAAGTAAGACTTTTAACGGGCAAAGAGATTATGTACGGTGCCAATGTAGATGAAGACGGTCTGCTTGAAGATAGCGAATTTGTTATAAAACTCAAAGAACACGCTGCTAAAAACAACTGCGAACTCATAAAACTTTGTGCAAAAATCGAAGAGGAGTTGATAGGTCTTGAAGACGAAGAGGCTGCCGAATTTTTAAGTTCTCTCGGAGTACAAGAGTCGGGACTAAATCAGATTATCCAAAAAGGGTTTGACAAACTAGGACTTATGAGCTACTTTACGGCAGGCGTAAAAGAGGTTCGCGCATGGACTATTCGCAAAAATACGACGGCACCAAAAGCTGCAGCGGTAATTCACAACGACTTTGAAAAAGGCTTTATCCGTGCAGAAGTTATCGCTTATAACGATTATATTGCATGCGGCGGTGAAAACAAAGCAAAAGAAGCAGGTAAAATGAGACTTGAGGGTAAAGAGTATATTGTTGCAGATGGTGATATAATGCACTTTAGGTTTAATGTTTAA